From Pseudomonas sp. CCI4.2, one genomic window encodes:
- a CDS encoding alpha/beta hydrolase, producing the protein MPTSFLSRVKARRLILLLMALLVVGLPASCALLKHEERKLLFQIEPGTASWYHGLPADVQELELKTPAFGTSQNIHAWWWPAAQAGAPSILYLHGTRWNLTGQLFRIEQLHAMGFSILAIDYRGFGQSQGALPSESTVYEDARIAWARFKILQPDANKRLIYGHSLGGAVAIDLAKELGNDVKSDGSGKQARGLIIESTFTSLADVATAVAKTSLPVRWLLSQKFDSIDKIADIHMPVLIVHGTADPFVPSRFSEELYHAAREPKNLLLVQGGTHNNSMSLGREAYSQAIKALLKSDNTAVHAVIPTAKPAEPAESSVSG; encoded by the coding sequence ATGCCCACTTCATTTCTTTCCCGCGTCAAGGCACGCCGTTTGATCCTGTTGCTCATGGCGTTGCTGGTCGTCGGTCTGCCCGCGAGCTGTGCGCTGCTCAAGCATGAGGAACGCAAATTGCTGTTCCAGATCGAGCCCGGTACCGCCAGTTGGTATCACGGCTTGCCCGCCGACGTTCAGGAGCTGGAGCTCAAAACCCCGGCCTTTGGCACATCGCAAAATATTCACGCGTGGTGGTGGCCTGCGGCACAGGCCGGGGCGCCCTCTATCCTGTATTTGCACGGCACACGCTGGAACCTGACGGGCCAGTTGTTCCGCATCGAACAACTGCACGCCATGGGCTTTTCCATTCTGGCCATCGACTACCGTGGTTTTGGCCAAAGCCAAGGTGCGCTGCCATCGGAAAGTACGGTCTATGAAGACGCACGCATCGCGTGGGCGCGCTTTAAAATCTTGCAGCCTGACGCCAACAAACGTCTGATTTACGGTCATTCATTGGGCGGTGCGGTGGCGATTGATTTGGCGAAAGAACTGGGCAATGACGTAAAGAGCGACGGCAGCGGTAAGCAGGCGCGTGGGTTGATTATTGAATCCACCTTCACCTCACTGGCCGACGTGGCAACCGCCGTCGCCAAGACATCGCTGCCAGTGCGTTGGCTGCTGTCGCAGAAGTTCGACTCCATCGACAAAATCGCCGACATCCATATGCCGGTGCTGATTGTCCACGGTACTGCCGACCCGTTTGTGCCGTCGCGCTTCAGCGAGGAGCTTTACCACGCCGCGCGGGAACCGAAAAACTTGCTGCTGGTTCAGGGCGGTACGCATAACAACAGCATGAGCTTGGGGCGAGAGGCCTACAGCCAAGCAATCAAGGCGCTGTTGAAATCAGACAATACGGCAGTCCACGCAGTGATACCGACCGCAAAACCAGCGGAGCCTGCAGAAAGCAGCGTCTCGGGCTGA
- a CDS encoding thioredoxin family protein: MKTYLVAPPKIVSREEWLTARMQHLQHEKALTQQRDQLNAERRGLPWVKVEKTYRFKGPQGTQTLCDLFGSNSQLLIYHFMFGAGWKEGCKGCSFVADHFDGANLHLPHHDVSLVVVSHAPLAEFLPFKQRMGWDFDWVSSAGSDFNEDYQVSATPEHIEAGDVIYNYELSQDPAEEMPGLSVFYKNPAGEVFHTYSTYARGMDILLGTHNLLDLTPKGRDEQSTMGWVRHHDRYDGAPVKEASSSCAETSNR; this comes from the coding sequence ATGAAGACCTACCTGGTTGCACCACCCAAGATCGTGTCACGCGAAGAGTGGCTTACAGCGCGCATGCAGCACCTTCAGCATGAAAAAGCCCTCACCCAGCAACGCGACCAACTCAACGCCGAGCGTCGCGGTTTGCCGTGGGTCAAGGTCGAGAAAACCTACCGATTCAAAGGACCCCAAGGCACCCAGACCCTCTGCGACTTATTCGGCAGCAACAGTCAGTTGTTGATCTATCACTTCATGTTTGGGGCTGGCTGGAAGGAAGGCTGCAAGGGCTGCTCATTCGTGGCCGACCACTTCGACGGCGCCAACCTGCATCTGCCCCATCATGACGTTTCGCTGGTGGTGGTCTCCCACGCCCCGCTCGCGGAATTTCTACCATTCAAACAGCGCATGGGCTGGGATTTCGACTGGGTGTCTTCGGCCGGCAGTGACTTCAACGAGGACTATCAGGTGTCGGCCACGCCCGAGCACATCGAGGCTGGCGACGTCATTTACAACTACGAACTCAGCCAGGATCCCGCCGAGGAAATGCCCGGATTGAGCGTCTTTTACAAAAACCCAGCGGGTGAGGTTTTTCATACCTATTCGACGTATGCACGGGGAATGGACATATTGCTCGGCACCCACAACTTGCTTGACCTCACGCCCAAAGGCCGGGATGAACAAAGCACGATGGGATGGGTTCGCCATCACGACCGCTATGACGGTGCGCCCGTGAAAGAAGCATCAAGTAGCTGTGCTGAAACATCGAACCGTTAA
- the deoR gene encoding DNA-binding transcriptional repressor DeoR produces the protein MDTKKSDRIKLIQQALQDQKAIHLREMAALLDVSEMTLRRDLGRHTDEFRLLGGHITRVFDTNEASDYRVTEQDTRHVEEKRRIGKLAAAFILPGDTVFFDCGTTIPFVVDFIPDELEFTAVCNSLNVLLKLQQKPNCNIVLCGGTYHRKNQVFENRAESGILDSVRLTWAFLSAAGVSQEFGVTCFNLNEVEVKQKVLRQAQQCMLLADHSKFDAVRTAHFASLEDFHYVISDKKIPKLYRDLVSSSGMQLVV, from the coding sequence GTGGACACTAAAAAATCCGACCGCATCAAACTGATTCAACAAGCGCTACAGGATCAAAAAGCCATCCACTTGCGAGAAATGGCGGCCTTGCTGGACGTGTCGGAAATGACCCTGCGCCGCGACCTCGGTCGTCACACCGACGAATTTCGCTTGTTAGGCGGCCACATTACCCGGGTGTTCGACACCAACGAGGCCAGCGATTATCGGGTCACCGAACAAGACACTCGGCACGTGGAGGAAAAACGCCGAATCGGCAAATTGGCCGCCGCCTTTATCCTGCCGGGCGACACGGTATTTTTCGACTGCGGTACCACCATCCCGTTTGTGGTGGACTTCATTCCTGACGAGTTGGAGTTCACGGCGGTGTGCAACTCACTGAACGTGCTGCTCAAGCTGCAACAAAAACCCAACTGCAACATCGTCCTGTGCGGCGGCACGTATCACCGTAAAAACCAGGTGTTTGAAAACCGTGCCGAAAGCGGAATCCTCGACAGCGTTCGGCTGACCTGGGCCTTCCTTTCCGCCGCCGGGGTCAGTCAGGAATTCGGCGTGACCTGCTTTAACCTCAACGAAGTCGAGGTCAAACAAAAGGTCTTGCGCCAAGCCCAACAATGCATGCTGCTGGCCGACCATTCCAAGTTCGACGCCGTACGTACCGCGCACTTCGCCTCGCTGGAAGATTTTCATTACGTCATCAGCGACAAAAAAATCCCCAAGCTTTACCGCGACTTGGTAAGCAGCAGCGGCATGCAGCTGGTGGTGTGA
- a CDS encoding aldose 1-epimerase family protein yields MKKTTIALFPALFAGAEKTLLASADFNVSAWTYPSGVLALALENSRGRVVVLPYQGQMIWSAVFDGCDLTMRNMFSQPRPSPTVIGTYGCFMFHSGLLRNGCPGPEDDHPLHGEMPCAPMDSAWLEVGEDSAGTFLRLGGEYEYVQGFGDHYQARPSVTLRADSALFDIGMQVTNLAGVPMELMYMAHMNYAYVEGARFVEPLGVEQTRVRSSVPAHVRPTPAWTRYMAQLTAEPSRLQVLDSPELYDPEIVCFFDGARADSQGDAHFLLVHPEGPAFYTRYRPEQFEHAARWILHNADQQVAAFILPATCEPEGYKAESAKGNIRSLAAGESAQFSVTTGYLTEAERRQLESEV; encoded by the coding sequence ATGAAAAAAACGACCATTGCGCTTTTTCCGGCGCTGTTCGCCGGGGCTGAGAAGACCTTGCTGGCGTCAGCTGATTTTAACGTCAGCGCTTGGACTTACCCATCCGGCGTGTTGGCCTTGGCCTTGGAAAACAGCCGTGGGCGAGTGGTGGTGTTGCCGTATCAGGGGCAGATGATTTGGTCAGCGGTGTTCGATGGGTGCGATCTGACCATGCGCAATATGTTCAGCCAGCCGCGACCAAGCCCCACCGTGATCGGCACCTATGGCTGCTTTATGTTCCACAGCGGTCTGCTGCGCAACGGCTGCCCCGGCCCGGAAGACGATCACCCGCTGCACGGCGAAATGCCTTGTGCGCCGATGGACAGCGCGTGGCTGGAAGTCGGTGAAGACAGCGCCGGAACCTTCCTTCGGCTTGGCGGCGAGTATGAATACGTGCAAGGGTTTGGTGACCACTACCAGGCACGTCCCAGCGTCACCCTGCGCGCGGATTCGGCACTCTTCGATATCGGCATGCAGGTCACCAACCTGGCGGGTGTGCCGATGGAGTTGATGTACATGGCGCACATGAATTACGCCTACGTGGAAGGTGCGCGCTTTGTCGAACCGTTGGGTGTTGAGCAGACGAGGGTGCGCAGCAGTGTGCCAGCGCATGTCCGTCCGACACCGGCGTGGACGCGCTATATGGCGCAACTGACGGCAGAACCGTCGCGCTTGCAGGTGCTTGATTCCCCCGAGCTGTACGACCCGGAGATCGTCTGTTTTTTCGACGGCGCGCGGGCGGACAGCCAGGGTGATGCGCATTTTTTACTGGTACACCCAGAGGGTCCGGCGTTTTACACCCGCTATCGACCCGAGCAGTTCGAACATGCGGCCCGCTGGATACTGCACAACGCCGATCAGCAAGTCGCGGCCTTCATATTACCCGCGACCTGCGAGCCGGAGGGTTATAAAGCGGAATCTGCCAAGGGCAATATTCGCTCATTGGCAGCCGGGGAGAGCGCCCAATTCAGTGTCACCACCGGGTATCTGACTGAGGCTGAGCGGCGGCAGCTTGAGAGCGAAGTCTGA
- the fucP gene encoding L-fucose:H+ symporter permease → MIKPALQQTSDGFYLNRTPWFAFLLLCSIFALWAAAASMNDVLIAQFKKAFLLSDFQTAFVQSAFYLGYFFVAIPAALVVRRFSYKTTILVGLLLYMFGCLLFFPAASTAKYGMFLLALFVIAAGLSFLETACNTYSTLMGPRETGTRRLNISQTFHPFGAMAGVYVGSFVMFKDTDASHAQLLQMSPADAAVQQLQMIQSTLLPYKWMIAVLVLMFILVAVTKFPACKGIIKAKVQQSSLGQSLSRLRRNPRFVFGVLAQFLYVGAQVGVWSFTIRLAMQMGGMNERSASWFLLTTFAAYFVGKVIANLLMRKLHPAKVLALYGVLCIVLLAYTILVPNISAVYAAVGVSIFLGPCWPTIYGLTIDGLGEDTGVGGSLLVMSIVGGGVIPIFQGLLSDYTGGNMQLAYSVPLVCFVVIVGYAMHCLRHSKSEHLPVGAVAVS, encoded by the coding sequence ATGATTAAGCCTGCGCTCCAACAGACGTCTGACGGGTTTTACCTCAACCGAACGCCCTGGTTTGCCTTCCTGCTGTTGTGCAGCATTTTTGCCCTGTGGGCGGCAGCCGCCAGCATGAACGACGTGTTGATTGCTCAGTTCAAAAAGGCTTTTTTACTCAGTGATTTCCAGACTGCCTTCGTCCAGTCGGCATTTTATCTGGGCTATTTTTTTGTTGCGATCCCGGCCGCTTTGGTGGTTCGGCGGTTCAGTTACAAAACCACGATTCTCGTCGGGTTGCTGCTGTACATGTTTGGCTGCTTGCTGTTTTTTCCGGCTGCATCCACCGCCAAGTACGGAATGTTTTTGCTGGCGTTGTTTGTGATCGCGGCCGGCCTGTCGTTCCTGGAAACCGCCTGCAACACCTACTCCACCTTGATGGGACCACGTGAAACCGGTACCCGGCGTTTGAACATTTCCCAGACCTTTCACCCGTTCGGCGCCATGGCCGGGGTGTACGTCGGCAGCTTCGTGATGTTCAAGGATACCGACGCCAGCCATGCGCAACTGTTGCAAATGAGCCCCGCCGACGCGGCAGTCCAACAGCTGCAGATGATTCAGTCGACCTTGCTTCCTTACAAATGGATGATCGCTGTTCTGGTGCTGATGTTCATTCTGGTCGCTGTCACTAAATTCCCGGCCTGCAAGGGCATCATCAAAGCGAAGGTCCAACAGAGCAGCCTGGGCCAAAGTCTGTCGCGCTTGCGCCGTAATCCGCGCTTTGTGTTCGGTGTGCTGGCGCAGTTCCTGTACGTCGGCGCGCAAGTAGGGGTTTGGAGTTTCACCATTCGCCTGGCGATGCAGATGGGCGGGATGAACGAGCGCAGCGCGTCGTGGTTCTTGCTCACCACCTTCGCCGCTTATTTCGTCGGTAAAGTGATTGCTAACTTACTCATGCGCAAACTGCACCCAGCCAAGGTCTTGGCGTTGTACGGCGTGCTGTGCATTGTGTTGCTGGCGTACACGATTCTGGTGCCAAACATTTCTGCGGTGTACGCCGCCGTGGGCGTCAGTATTTTCCTTGGCCCGTGCTGGCCGACCATCTATGGCCTCACCATCGACGGCTTGGGCGAAGACACCGGCGTCGGCGGTTCGCTGTTGGTGATGAGCATCGTCGGCGGCGGGGTCATTCCGATCTTCCAGGGCCTGCTGTCCGACTACACCGGCGGCAATATGCAACTGGCCTATAGCGTGCCGTTGGTGTGTTTCGTGGTGATCGTCGGCTATGCGATGCACTGCCTGCGTCATTCGAAAAGCGAACACCTGCCAGTCGGCGCAGTGGCGGTCTCATGA
- the rbsK gene encoding ribokinase — MSKIAVIGSNMVDLITYIDRMPLQGETLEAPGFAMGCGGKGANQAVAAAKLGADVVMVSKVGDDVFADNTLANFQLYGVNTQHVTRVQGVSSGVAPIFVKSDSHNSILIIKGANAHLKPADIDAAHAALRDCALIVVQLEIELETVYHAIAFGKQQGIPVLLNPAPALAGLDRLQLAQLDFLIPNETELALISGQPVTSPESALIAARLLVADGIRHVIVTLGEQGALYVGEDGEFRVNGHAVCAVDTTGAGDAFIGCFAHHWTQTRDIKHAMTLAVAYSACSVTGLGTQTSYPDALKFAEFLQNHLSERHA, encoded by the coding sequence ATGAGCAAGATCGCGGTCATTGGCAGCAATATGGTGGATCTGATCACCTACATCGATCGAATGCCCTTGCAGGGCGAGACCCTCGAAGCGCCTGGTTTTGCCATGGGCTGTGGCGGTAAAGGCGCCAACCAAGCGGTGGCTGCTGCCAAGTTGGGCGCCGACGTGGTGATGGTGAGTAAAGTCGGTGACGATGTTTTTGCTGACAACACCCTGGCCAATTTCCAGCTGTATGGCGTCAATACCCAGCACGTGACCCGTGTCCAGGGGGTGTCCAGTGGCGTTGCGCCGATCTTCGTCAAAAGTGATTCCCATAACAGCATCCTGATCATCAAAGGCGCCAACGCGCACCTCAAACCTGCCGATATCGACGCCGCCCACGCGGCCTTGCGTGATTGTGCGTTGATCGTCGTGCAGCTGGAAATTGAACTGGAAACGGTTTATCACGCCATCGCGTTCGGCAAGCAGCAGGGCATTCCGGTGTTGCTCAATCCGGCCCCGGCGCTGGCAGGGCTTGACCGTTTACAGCTGGCGCAACTCGACTTCCTGATTCCTAACGAAACCGAACTGGCGCTCATCAGCGGTCAGCCCGTGACCTCGCCCGAATCCGCCTTGATCGCGGCACGGTTGCTGGTGGCGGACGGGATTCGCCATGTCATCGTGACCCTGGGTGAACAGGGCGCGTTGTATGTCGGTGAAGACGGCGAGTTCCGGGTCAACGGGCATGCGGTCTGCGCAGTCGACACCACCGGCGCTGGTGATGCATTCATCGGTTGTTTCGCCCATCACTGGACACAAACCCGCGATATCAAACACGCCATGACCTTGGCCGTGGCCTATTCCGCCTGTTCTGTCACCGGGCTGGGCACCCAGACTTCTTACCCTGACGCGTTGAAGTTCGCCGAATTCCTGCAAAACCACCTGTCGGAACGCCACGCCTGA
- a CDS encoding ABC transporter ATP-binding protein, producing the protein MPVVSRFASFFDQAKRALDLVWSTSRGLFIGLVVATLVAGILPALAAWLGQRIVDAVVAAMQLHASQGSAPLWPVLRYVLFEAGVLAILAGAQRSLSVQQSLLRVQLGQKVNTLILEKAQTLSLVQFENSEFYDKLVRVRREASTRPLALVTKSLGLIQNLISLISFAVLLVHFSPWALAILILGALPVFFAEAHFSGDAFRLFSRRAPETRHQNYIETLLSHETYIKEVKLFGFAPLLLQRYRDTFTKLYSEDRRMTLRRDGWGFLLGLLGTSAFYLAYAWVVIDTVDGLISLGQMTMYLVLFKQGQSAVSSSLSAISGLYEDGLYLSNLYEYLAQPVIVEAGGLTQGLLPGDGLRCEGVGFTYPDAQLATLENIDLHLRPGLSVALVGENGSGKTTLIKLLTRLYRPDQGRILLDGSDLNDWSEDALRRRIGVIFQDYIRYQLTVGENLGVGDIDAFGDEARWREAATQGMAAQFIDALDGGFGTQLGRWFAGGQELSGGQWQKIALSRAYMRRNADILILDEPTAALDAAAEAAVFEHFREHAKGRMTLLISHRFSSVRNADQIVVLDQGRVLERGDHASLVAAGGRYAQLFDLQARGYR; encoded by the coding sequence ATGCCAGTTGTTAGCCGCTTCGCCTCATTTTTCGACCAAGCGAAGCGTGCCTTGGATCTGGTCTGGAGCACCTCACGCGGGCTGTTTATCGGTCTAGTCGTGGCAACCCTGGTCGCCGGGATATTACCCGCCTTGGCAGCATGGCTCGGGCAGCGGATCGTCGATGCGGTGGTTGCGGCCATGCAGTTGCACGCGAGCCAAGGCAGCGCGCCGCTCTGGCCGGTGTTACGTTACGTGTTGTTCGAAGCAGGGGTGTTGGCGATATTGGCGGGTGCGCAACGGAGTCTTTCCGTTCAACAGTCGTTGCTGCGGGTGCAGTTGGGGCAGAAGGTTAACACCCTGATCCTGGAAAAGGCCCAAACCCTTTCGCTGGTGCAGTTCGAGAATTCCGAGTTTTACGACAAATTGGTCCGCGTGCGCCGTGAAGCCTCCACTCGGCCACTGGCCTTGGTCACCAAATCCCTGGGCTTGATTCAAAATCTCATTTCGCTGATCAGCTTCGCCGTGCTGCTGGTGCATTTCTCACCGTGGGCGCTGGCGATATTGATTCTCGGCGCATTGCCCGTGTTCTTCGCCGAGGCGCATTTCTCCGGCGATGCCTTCCGTTTGTTTAGCCGCCGCGCCCCGGAAACCCGCCACCAAAACTATATTGAAACCTTGCTCTCCCACGAGACCTACATCAAGGAGGTCAAGTTGTTCGGCTTTGCGCCGCTCCTGCTGCAGCGTTATCGAGATACCTTCACCAAGCTCTACAGCGAAGACCGTCGAATGACCCTGCGCCGCGATGGTTGGGGCTTTCTCCTCGGTTTGCTGGGCACCAGCGCGTTTTATCTAGCCTACGCCTGGGTCGTGATTGATACGGTGGACGGTTTGATCAGTCTCGGGCAAATGACCATGTACCTGGTGTTGTTCAAACAAGGGCAAAGTGCAGTGAGCAGCAGCCTCAGTGCCATCAGCGGTTTATACGAAGACGGGCTTTACCTGTCCAATCTCTATGAGTACTTGGCGCAACCGGTGATCGTAGAAGCCGGCGGTCTTACTCAGGGCTTATTGCCGGGCGACGGGCTGCGTTGCGAAGGTGTGGGCTTCACTTATCCAGACGCCCAACTCGCTACCCTGGAGAACATTGACCTGCATTTGCGGCCGGGCCTCAGCGTGGCGCTGGTGGGAGAAAACGGCTCGGGCAAAACCACCTTGATCAAGCTGTTAACCCGCCTTTATCGCCCCGACCAAGGCCGCATCCTGCTCGATGGCAGCGACCTTAACGACTGGAGCGAGGACGCATTACGCCGGCGCATCGGGGTAATATTCCAAGATTACATTCGCTATCAACTGACCGTCGGCGAAAACCTTGGGGTCGGCGACATTGACGCGTTTGGCGATGAGGCCCGCTGGCGCGAAGCCGCGACCCAAGGCATGGCCGCGCAATTCATCGACGCGCTGGACGGTGGCTTTGGCACTCAGCTCGGCCGCTGGTTTGCCGGAGGTCAAGAGTTGTCGGGCGGTCAGTGGCAGAAAATAGCCCTGTCCCGGGCGTACATGCGCCGCAACGCTGACATCCTAATCCTCGACGAACCCACTGCAGCCCTCGACGCCGCTGCCGAAGCAGCGGTGTTTGAGCACTTTCGAGAACATGCAAAAGGCCGGATGACGCTGTTGATTTCGCATCGGTTCTCCAGCGTGCGCAACGCGGATCAGATCGTCGTGCTGGATCAGGGCAGAGTGCTTGAACGCGGCGACCACGCCAGCCTGGTGGCGGCGGGCGGTCGCTACGCGCAGTTGTTTGACTTACAGGCGCGGGGGTATCGGTAG
- a CDS encoding DUF1652 domain-containing protein, giving the protein MFALSYLRRCLEKSFMPLACECTLGADASLTVKIFDRKTGRVDLVVTGIVMEKLKNADAIARMIEELHDEMQSNTFRRVQVSD; this is encoded by the coding sequence GTGTTTGCTCTGTCCTATTTGCGCCGCTGCCTGGAAAAAAGCTTTATGCCCTTGGCTTGTGAATGCACGCTGGGTGCCGATGCATCCCTTACCGTTAAGATTTTTGACCGCAAGACCGGGCGGGTCGATCTGGTCGTGACCGGGATTGTCATGGAGAAGCTCAAAAACGCAGACGCCATTGCCCGGATGATCGAGGAACTGCACGACGAGATGCAGAGCAACACATTCAGGAGGGTTCAGGTGAGCGATTAG
- a CDS encoding helix-turn-helix transcriptional regulator, which translates to MSQDVFATDTNRLQLQQIISGLSDGVILIDVDQTIAWANEAALTMHGVSKVSELGENAKAYAERFTLRYRNNHPLSEESYPISRAAAGEAFSDVVVEVRSANDEARSWVHRVRSMTLTDLSGEPESLVLILADATEWASAEQRFEKTFSANPAPAVICRLSDLRYIKVNAGFLEMTGYAREQVIGRSVYEVDVLEGADNKELAIKRLGEGVTVPQMHAELKLPEGGSKLVIVAGQPLSINDEDCMLFSFVDLERRRKAEVALRQSEERFAKTFRLNPVPTLMCSAQSQQVVDVNEAFFKVTGFTAEEVLGKTAAEIGFIDGTGVCNQLFATLEKAGRVEELDLKIRKKDDELIDCVVSADTLNIQDAPCYLLVLMNITERKRSELELIAAIEEVMRDASWFSQTLIEKLANVKNAKALNRPNASFTELTARERDVLGLICEGLADKEIAARLKLAPNTVRNHVATVYSKLDVHSRSEAIVWARERGLFSGERRPNGNA; encoded by the coding sequence ATGAGCCAGGACGTATTTGCCACCGACACCAACAGACTCCAGTTGCAGCAGATTATTTCAGGTCTGTCGGACGGTGTGATTCTGATTGACGTAGACCAAACCATCGCGTGGGCTAACGAAGCCGCATTAACTATGCATGGGGTCAGTAAAGTCAGTGAATTAGGCGAAAACGCGAAGGCATATGCCGAGCGATTCACGCTGCGTTATCGCAACAATCACCCGTTGTCTGAGGAAAGCTACCCCATTAGCCGAGCGGCGGCCGGGGAGGCGTTCAGTGATGTGGTGGTTGAAGTCAGGTCGGCCAATGATGAAGCACGAAGCTGGGTCCACCGCGTTCGCAGCATGACGCTCACCGATCTTTCGGGCGAACCGGAGTCGTTGGTGCTTATTCTGGCCGATGCCACTGAGTGGGCCAGTGCTGAGCAGCGCTTTGAAAAGACGTTTAGTGCCAACCCGGCACCGGCCGTGATTTGCCGGCTGAGCGATTTGCGCTACATCAAAGTGAATGCAGGCTTTCTGGAAATGACCGGCTATGCAAGGGAGCAGGTTATTGGCCGTTCGGTCTATGAAGTAGACGTGCTGGAGGGCGCCGATAACAAGGAGTTGGCGATTAAGCGACTGGGTGAAGGCGTGACCGTCCCACAGATGCACGCGGAGCTTAAACTTCCTGAGGGCGGCAGCAAGTTGGTGATCGTTGCGGGTCAGCCGCTCAGTATCAACGACGAAGATTGCATGCTGTTCTCCTTTGTTGATCTAGAACGGCGTCGCAAAGCCGAGGTTGCGTTGCGCCAGAGTGAAGAGCGTTTTGCCAAAACCTTCCGCTTGAATCCAGTGCCAACGCTGATGTGCAGCGCACAGAGCCAGCAGGTAGTAGACGTCAATGAGGCGTTCTTCAAGGTGACCGGATTTACCGCTGAAGAAGTGCTCGGCAAGACTGCGGCTGAAATCGGCTTTATCGATGGCACCGGCGTCTGCAATCAGTTATTCGCCACGCTGGAGAAGGCCGGCAGGGTTGAGGAGCTGGACCTTAAAATCCGCAAAAAAGATGATGAGCTTATCGACTGTGTAGTGTCGGCGGACACGCTCAATATTCAGGATGCTCCCTGCTATCTGCTGGTATTGATGAACATCACTGAGCGCAAGCGATCCGAGCTGGAATTGATTGCGGCCATTGAAGAAGTGATGCGCGACGCGTCTTGGTTCAGTCAAACCTTGATCGAAAAACTGGCCAACGTAAAAAACGCGAAGGCGCTTAATCGGCCCAATGCCTCTTTTACCGAGCTGACGGCCCGGGAGCGTGACGTACTGGGGTTGATTTGCGAAGGGCTGGCAGACAAGGAAATCGCCGCGCGACTGAAGCTTGCGCCCAATACGGTGCGCAATCATGTGGCGACGGTATATTCAAAGCTTGATGTTCATAGCCGCAGCGAAGCCATCGTCTGGGCCCGAGAGCGTGGACTATTCAGCGGTGAACGTAGACCCAACGGTAACGCATAA
- a CDS encoding permease, protein MSTMPTVAQPRGLSFWWKPLLFLLVAVIGLYYVKWSPYYLKSFIAADNHSIGASILGAPQDSPFSAALAYAQVYFLAIWKAAVLAVILGSLLQVLIPRDWLLNVFGRAGFGSTLRGGLFALPGMMCSCCAAPVAAGMRRQQVSVGAALAFWIANPVLNPATLVFMGFVLGWEFTALRLVAGVILVMGVSLIAQHIASPEQVPEQALEAVADASSTDRSNFFTRWGQTLWQLFWSTIPVYVVAVLVLGAARVWLFPHVDASMGNSLIWIAALAVVGTLFVIPTAAEIPIVQTMLSLGLGTGPAVALLMTLPSVSLPSLLMLRKSFDTKVLVTVGVLTMLVGVISGLVGVAVL, encoded by the coding sequence ATGTCCACAATGCCTACCGTCGCCCAACCACGGGGCTTGTCGTTCTGGTGGAAGCCTCTTTTGTTTTTGTTGGTGGCGGTCATCGGCCTCTACTACGTCAAGTGGTCGCCCTACTACCTCAAGTCGTTCATCGCTGCCGACAATCACAGCATTGGCGCCTCAATCCTCGGCGCCCCACAAGACAGCCCTTTCAGCGCCGCACTGGCCTATGCCCAAGTGTATTTTCTGGCCATTTGGAAAGCCGCTGTTCTGGCGGTGATTCTCGGTTCGCTGCTGCAAGTGTTGATCCCGCGTGACTGGCTGTTGAACGTGTTCGGCCGCGCTGGTTTTGGTTCGACGTTGCGCGGTGGGTTGTTCGCATTGCCGGGAATGATGTGCAGTTGCTGCGCCGCTCCAGTGGCTGCGGGCATGCGCCGGCAACAGGTCTCGGTCGGCGCGGCGCTGGCGTTCTGGATCGCTAACCCGGTATTGAACCCTGCGACACTGGTGTTCATGGGGTTTGTGCTGGGTTGGGAATTCACCGCGCTGCGCTTGGTAGCCGGGGTGATATTGGTGATGGGTGTTTCGTTGATCGCTCAACATATCGCCAGCCCGGAGCAAGTGCCTGAACAGGCGCTGGAAGCCGTTGCCGACGCAAGTTCGACTGACCGGAGCAATTTTTTCACCCGTTGGGGCCAGACCCTGTGGCAGCTGTTTTGGAGCACGATTCCGGTTTACGTTGTAGCGGTGCTGGTTTTGGGCGCAGCCCGGGTTTGGCTGTTTCCCCACGTCGACGCGTCCATGGGCAATAGCCTGATTTGGATCGCGGCGCTGGCGGTGGTGGGTACGCTGTTCGTGATTCCAACCGCTGCCGAGATACCAATCGTGCAAACCATGCTGTCGTTGGGCCTGGGCACCGGCCCCGCCGTCGCGCTGCTGATGACCTTGCCGAGCGTGAGCTTGCCGTCGTTGCTGATGCTGCGTAAGTCGTTCGACACCAAGGTGCTGGTGACCGTGGGTGTATTAACAATGTTAGTCGGGGTTATCAGCGGGTTGGTGGGCGTGGCGGTTTTGTAA